Proteins found in one Zea mays cultivar B73 chromosome 1, Zm-B73-REFERENCE-NAM-5.0, whole genome shotgun sequence genomic segment:
- the LOC100277758 gene encoding uncharacterized protein LOC100277758: MLLMLHETLPFVRPTSSCRDPKLSEKSASAFHGKLGCSAVCSSAEGYRVQKPHIVHSYKVSFTRTSHHLCKSLNERTTRHCLHRFHVNASPDDDDFRSSRNIAISLFKRYKNVIDRGGGENLNEFVSAGVTAYALGCTDEGLRKELMDIEDSGLEIEGLGSLGGTSLKFKVHSFEIRECILWLSIVFVTILCTPQLTVIRWSPNPPVSADVLHQWKGFCALIANAYYVKGMAWLPVKTLQLEQMAVTGSSEKPSVVASRMQLVFSTLEVVSPQWPRV; this comes from the exons ATGCTGCTGATGCTACACGAAACTCTTCCTTTCGTGAGGCCGACGAGTTCTTGCCGGGACCCAAAACTCTCCGAGAAGAGTGCCTCTGCTTTCCACGGTAAATTGGGATGCAGTGCGGTCTGCAGTTCAGCGGAAGGCTATCGTGTACAGAAGCCGCACATTGTTCACAGCTACAAAGTTAGCTTCACTAGGACCAGCCATCATCTGTGTAAAAGCTTAAACGAGAGAACTACAAGGCACTGCCTG CATCGGTTCCATGTTAATGCTTCGCCCGATGACGACGACTTCCGCTCATCGCGTAACATAGCGATCAGTTTGTTCAAGCGGTACAAGAATGTCATTGACCGAGGAGGTGGAGAAAACCTAAAT GAGTTTGTCAGTGCTGGAGTGACCGCTTACGCACTAGGGTGTACAGATGAGGGGCTTAGAAAGGAACTTATGGATATTGAAGATTCTGGTCTGGAGATTGAAGGCTTAGGGTCCTTGGGGGGCACCAGCCTCAAGTTCAAAGTCCACTCCTTTGAG ATCCGTGAGTGCATCCTGTGGCTCAGTATAGTGTTCGTCACAATACTGTGCACACCACAACTAACAGTTATCAGGTGGTCTCCGAACCCACCGGTGTCAGCCGACGTCTTGCATCAGTGGAAAGGATTCTGTGCTCTAATCGCGAACGCTTACTATGTCAAAGGAATGGCATG GTTGCCAGTGAAAACCTTGCAGCTGGAACAGATGGCTGTCACAGGAAGTTCAGAGAAACCATCAGTAGTTGCTAGTCGCATGCAGTTAGTTTTCAGCACATTAGAG GTAGTCAGCCCACAGTGGCCAAGAGTGTGA
- the LOCLOC100216616 gene encoding Transmembrane emp24 domain-containing protein p24beta3-like precursor: MARWRPAALLVVALTAVLSAARRADALSVTVTDTECIHEFVPYEGDTVSGNFVVVDHDIFWSSDHPGIDLTVTSPGGNTVHTLKGKSGDKFEFKAPKGGMYKFCFHNPYGAPETVSFYIHVGHIPNEHNLAKDEHLDPINVKIAELKEVLESVTAEQKYLKAREARHRHTNESTRKRVMFYTMAEYIAFVAASTLQVLYIRRMFSKNVGYNRV, translated from the exons ATGGCGAGGTGGCGGCCGGCGGCGCTGCTGGTAGTGGCGCTGACAGCGGTTCTGTCGGCGGCGCGGCGGGCGGATGCGCTCTCAGTGACGGTGACCGACACCGAGTGTATCCACGAGTTCGTTCCGTACGAGGGTGACACCGTGTCCGGGAACTTCGTCGTTGTCGACCACGACATCTTCTGGAGCTCCGATCACCCAGGCATCGACCTCACG GTAACGTCACCAGGTGGTAACACTGTGCACACATTGAAGGGAAAATCTGGTGACAAATTTGAGTTTAAAGCTCCGAAGGGTGGCATGTACAAGTTCTGCTTCCATAACCCATATGGAGCACCTGAAACTGTTTCTTTCTACATTCATGTTGGGCACATACCCAATGAGCACAATCTGGCGAAAGATG AGCACTTGGACCCTATCAACGTTAAAATCGCGGAGCTGAAGGAAGTATTAGAATCCGTCACCGCCGAGCAGAAGTACCTAAAAGCACGCGAAGCTCGTCATAGACACA CTAATGAGAGCACCAGAAAGCGTGTCATGTTCTACACAATGGCGGAGTACATAGCTTTCGTGGCTGCTAGCACGTTGCAAGTCCTCTACATCCGCCGCATGTTCAGTAAGAATGTGGGATACAACAGAGTGTAG